In Strix uralensis isolate ZFMK-TIS-50842 chromosome 18, bStrUra1, whole genome shotgun sequence, one DNA window encodes the following:
- the PCK1 gene encoding phosphoenolpyruvate carboxykinase, cytosolic [GTP] encodes MPPQLKAEVNVMPKVVQGDLQSLPPEARDFIESNAKLCQPESIHICDGSEEENKKILDIMVEQGMIKKLSKYENCWLALTDPRDVARIESKTVIITQEQRDTTPIPKTGTSQLGRWMSEEDFEKAFNTRFPGCMQGRTMYVIPFSMGPIGSPLSKIGIELTDSPYVVASMRIMTRMGTAALKALSNGEFVKCLHSVGCPLPLKEPLINNWPCNPELTLIAHLPDRREIISFGSGYGGNSLLGKKCFALRIASRIAKEEGWLAEHMLILGITNPEGEKKYFAAAFPSACGKTNLAMMNPSLPGWKIECVGDDIAWMKFDEQGNLRAINPENGFFGVAPGTSVKTNPNAIKTIFKNTIFTNVAETSDGGVYWEGIDEPLPPGVTLNSWKNKDWTPDNGEPCAHPNSRFCTPASQCPIIDPAWESPEGVPIEGIIFGGRRPAGVPLVYEAFNWQHGVFIGAAMRSEATAAAEHKGKIIMHDPFAMRPFFGYNFGKYLAHWLSMAHRPAAKLPRVFHVNWFRKDSQGKFLWPGYGENSRVLEWMFNRIEGKASAKPTAIGYIPADTALNLKGLEDVNLAELFDISKEFWEKEVEEIKQYFEVQVNADLPYEIERETLALEMRIKQL; translated from the exons ATGCCCCCGCAGTTGAAAGCTGAGGTAAATGTCATGCCCAAGGTTGTCCAGGGGGATTTGCAGAGCCTGCCTCCAGAAGCGAGGGATTTCATTGAAAGTAATGCCAAGCTGTGCCAGCCTGAGAGCATTCATATCTGCGATGGCTcggaagaagaaaacaaaaaaattctggaCATCATGGTAGAACAAGGCATGATCAAGAAGCTGAGCAAGTATGAGAACTG CTGGTTGGCTCTCACTGATCCAAGAGATGTGGCAAGAATTGAGAGCAAAACAGTCATCATCACTCAAGAACAGAGAGATACCACTCCGATCCCTAAAACTGGAACTAGCCAGCTGGGTCGCTGGATGTCTGAAGAAGATTTTGAGAAAGCCTTCAATACCAGGTTCCCAGGCTGCATGCAAG GACGTACAATGTATGTCATCCCCTTCAGCATGGGGCCTATTGGGTCTCCTTTATCCAAGATTGGGATTGAGCTGACAGATTCACCGTACGTAGTGGCCAGCATGAGGATCATGACACGGATGGGAACAGCTGCTTTGAAAGCCCTGAGCAACGGGGAGTTTGTAAAATGCCTTCACTCGGTTGGATGTCCTCTACCGCTAAAAG AACCATTAATCAACAACTGGCCGTGCAACCCGGAGTTAACGCTGATTGCCCATCTCCCGGATCGCAGAGAGATCATTTCATTTGGCAGCGGTTACGGAGGAAACTccttactggggaaaaaatgctttgctCTCAGAATTGCCAGCAGAATCGCCAAAGAGGAGGGCTGGCTAGCTGAGCACATGCTG ATCCTGGGCATTACGAATCCAGAAGgtgaaaagaagtattttgctGCAGCATTCCCTAGTGCATGTGGAAAAACTAACTTGGCCATGATGAACCCAAGCCTGCCAGGATGGAAAATTGAGTGTGTGGGTGATGATATTGCCTGGATGAAATTTGATGAACAAG GCAACTTAAGGGCAATTAATccagaaaatggcttttttggTGTTGCCCCCGGAACCTCAGTCAAAACAAACCCCAATGCTATTAAAACCATATTCAAGAACACCATCTTTACCAATGTAGCAGAAACCAGTGATGGAGGTGTCTACTGGGAAGGCATTGATGAGCCATTACCACCAGGAGTAACACTGAATTCGTGGAAAAACAAGGATTGGACCCCAGATAATG GGGAACCTTGTGCTCATCCCAACTCAAGATTCTGCACTCCAGCCAGCCAGTGCCCCATCATCGACCCTGCATGGGAATCACCCGAAGGCGTGCCCATTGAAGGGATAATATTTGGAGGCCGCAGACCTGCAG GTGTGCCTCTTGTATATGAGGCCTTTAACTGGCAGCATGGAGTATTTATAGGAGCAGCTATGAGATCTGAAGCAACAGCAGCTGCTGAGCACAAAG GCAAAATCATTATGCATGATCCATTTGCCATGAGACCTTTCTTTGGCTACAACTTTGGCAAATACTTGGCCCACTGGCTCAGCATGGCACATCGTCCAGCTGCAAAACTACCAAGGGTCTTTCATGTTAACTGGTTCCGGAAAGACAGCCAAGGGAAATTCCTGTGGCCTGGCTACGGAGAGAATTCCCGTGTGTTGGAGTGGATGTTCAACAGAATTGAAGGGAAAGCCTCTGCCAAACCAACTGCCATAGGTTACATCCCTGCTGACACTGCTTTGAACTTGAAGGGTTTAGAAGATGTCAACTTGGCCGAACTGTTTGATATCTCCAAAGAGTTCTGGGAAAAGGAGGTAGAAGAAATCAAACAATACTTTGAAGTGCAAGTTAATGCTGACCTTCCCTATGAAATAGAAAGGGAAACACTTGCCTTAGAGATGAGGATAAAACAGTTGTAG